Within Vigna unguiculata cultivar IT97K-499-35 chromosome 2, ASM411807v1, whole genome shotgun sequence, the genomic segment GAATGTGACGTTGCAACAATTCTGTATTATCTAACTCAACAGCCTACGATTCAAACAACAAATGGATTGTCAGCTCAATTTCCTCGAACGCTGCAAGGCTTCAATAAACATAAACACAAATGATGACGAGGAATAGAGATACAGCCTAGAAATATCAATGTCAACCCTCCATCACAATATGCAGAGACATAGGGTCAAATAATACATTTACCCAACAACACCTTCTGAGATGAGACTTGGAATTATTGTATTAGGCAGAGACAAAGGGAATGGCTTAACCACAAAGGACAAGGTTAACAACCAGTGTAAAAGTTGCAAACTTATAAGCTGGTTAAAAAGTATACAATTGCATTAGATAAAGATTAGATGAACTTATTTCAGAACAATTACCTTGGTGATCAGTTCCTGAGATTCTGTTTTCTTTTTACAGCTAGAGGAGATTATCTCAACAAGGTTCTAGGCTTAGATTATTGTACAATACAATAATTTTCTACAACTTCCTAATTCCACATTATCAAAATGCTTCTTTATATACCTGTTTCCAACTCATGTTCAAGAAAGATTTTAAATAAGATCATGGTAATCAACCAACTTGGATTTTTTAAGAGGTAGTGTAATCTTTGGAATGCTTTCGCAGTTCTAACTTCTACAGACTACATAAGGTTACAGAAATTACTTTTATTGCAGCTTCAGCAGTAGCAAACTTAACTTGCCCAAAGCCATTAAACCTCCCTTTGTGATCCATATGCAGACGaacatcaacaatttttccacATTTTCCGAAAAAGTACACCCTGAACaagtttgaaataaataaagagtACATGATAATCAACAAAAAATTGCATTAAAAAATGATACATACATATCAGCCCGTTCCACACTGTATGACAAGTTTCTGACATTTATTGTCTTTGATGGACCATTTTGTTCTTCCAAAGTAGGTAGCCTTGTAGACTGCAAAATTCCAGGAAAAATAACAGAATATACATGATTTGATTGCTTTCAATGCAGGATTTAAGCAAATTGTTAAATTAGAGCTTTCTGTACTGAGGAAGCATCACCATCTTCACAACCTTAACCATTACACACCAGTCAACAATATACTTCAACAATTCATGTACGCAAATGCACTATGAAAAGCTTACACTTTCGCAAGGAAATCCGGAGGCTTTTCCCTCAATCTCTTCGTCATGGTGCTGTAAACTCTTTGAACTTTCGGTGGACTGACTTATTTCACTCTTTAGGATAGACTTGCTCCAGTTGCTAAAAGTATTTACAAGGAAAAGCAATATGGAAAAATGAATCAATACAAGCGACAAAAGActcaaaattagaagaaaataatttcttttttattcagTCTCATTACATTCATCCGATAATTTAGCCAGCAAATACAGCCTATTCTAGGAAACAAATACCTGAGATTACAGATCGATATGCTAGTATCAAAACCAAGATACAGCCAACATATAGAATTAAAACCAATATTAATAAGATGTGAAACTtcctaaaataaaatctaaaacttCTTAAAATActcattctctctttcttctacACAAAGTTTATCCAAGAATCATAAACAGCGATAAAGTTAAAATAGAATTTCCATGGCAAAGAAAATCCTCCAATCCCAAATGAACATGCTTCGTGAGAAACTTAAACTAGTGCTATTAAGTGGGAGTTTGTATCAACAAAACAGTGACCAGAAGCAAGTAATAGCAgaatttcataatatatgtGCATTACCTTTTGTTGGAGCCATATTCACCCTTTTCATGGGCTATTTCAACTCTAAGGCAACGTCCCAAATGTATTGTACCATTCAATTCAACAGCCTgtgattacaaaagaaaattgagtTTCAGCTTGTTGAATATTGAGAAAAACTGTATAGGGTTAATTTTCCTTATATCTAAAATACACATAAGGtgaatgtatttataataaagagtgatacaattatatatggcatccaaacataaatataataaataatagatattcTTCTAATaaacaatatcaacaatatcTACCAATATTAAACAATATCTATTTTTCCTAATAAACAATAGACGttatattttactaattaatGCGATATATCTAACACATCTAAAAGTCTTCACATAGAATAAGGGTTGCCCACAAATGATTATGATGAGGCAGAAGAACCATAGAAATATCACTGTCATTCTCAATCTTCTAGGCCAAGTTCTGAATTAGGCAACTATAGTTCTATATTACCATGTTATATTTACTTTATTCTTGACTAGACGGGTATAAGTTTTGTGTCACCATTATTGCAATACATAGGTTGACAGACTTGTAGGAAATAAAGTGTCAGatttttacaaaagaaacaaattatgATATTACCACTGAAAACATTGAAAATATGATGTACAAGGAAAACATTTCATTAAACCAAATTGTTGAAACATTACCACTGAAATGATTTTGGCAGTTCTGAAATGATTTGCACAGATTACAAGATCATAGAACTTACTTTTTGTGCAGCTTCTGCAGTTGCGAACTTAACATGTGCATATCCCTTAAACAGCCCTTTATCATCGGTATGTAGGCGAATATCGACAATTTCTCCACACTCCTTGAAAAGGAACTCCCTGAACAGTTTTGGAATTAGAATTAACAAACCAGATAGACTGATGGTGTATTTGGATTGCAATTTAAAAGACTGTTTTGGCATAAAAAGTCTGGcaaattttggaaaagaatGTAGGAATCTTATGTCTTATCAACATGCCCATATCCCTTAAACCACCCTTTATCATCCCTATGTAGGCAAATATCAACAATTTCTACACACTATTTGATAGGCAAGGGAAAAAGGAGGGGGTAGTATACTGATGTTTGTGACAGGCAAATATCAACAGTTTTCCTTTGTAAGCTTTGGTTTTAGCGTGTAAAGTGAACAATACAGTGCAAGACTTTATCTTTGCTCTTTTTGTATCTTGTTATTTCATCACCCTTTCTAGCTTCCTAACACTATTGAGAAGAAACTCCCTAAACAGTTGTAAAATTAGAATGAACATACCAGATAAATTGAGGATGTATTGGACTGAGATTTTAAGAGACTGTTTTTACCATAAAAACATTCTTGTAGATTTAAGATGACAATGCTGGAATATTACGACataagatttaaatttaatcactGAAAAATGCAAAGGTTATGCTAAAAAAGTGAATGACAAGGTTTTggataaaaaatgtaaaatcaataccattttcttgttattttaatatttaattaattataattatatgtcCTCCTAAGTAGCATCCTTTCATTCCCAATTATGGGTTTGAAGAAAATTGCATAAAACTTGTGGTTCTCATTATCtgataatgatttttataaaggtaaatatttttctacaagTTCAATTGGAAATCCATCATAATGACCTTGCTAGTGTAGAAAGTTATGAAGTGTTGCACACGAATCTCTATAAAGGAAAATAGAAGGATTATATGttaaaggaaaaggaaaagtcTGGTGGTAACCTGCTGGAAAAGAAAATACGTGAGTCTAAGAAAATCTCAAGGTTTAAGCGGGACTATCATTCGAGTGTAGCATTTTATATATCCAACCAAAAAGTCACATGAAATGCATCTTAAAGAATAATTcatagaaattttatatttttaaataacaagAATTTTTATAAGTTAGCAAAAATACTAATAGAATATCACCGGATTTGGTTTCCCTCTTTAAAGATTCTTAGTAGTTCAAATTCAATAGTGTAAAACCCCATCCAGGATATCACTAACATCTTATCATATTACTTAATCATAATCAAAACTTAACTCTAATACCACCATCTTAAAAACGGAACTAAAACTTTATtcattaaatattcaaaatataatattcttaAGCTGAACTGAAACCaatgtttacaaaaataataaactcatACAAAATACAATTACTAAAATAAGAATAGACTCTCCCAAACATAGTTCCTAGAAAAACACCTCACTACGTGCCTCTTTGACCTGCACTAACATATACTCTCATATAAAATACGATCAGTCAAACACGACCAAAACAAAGGTAAGCTATCATACAAACAACCAAACTCACAATCACAATCCAAAACAGAGTAATATAAAAATCACATCAAATGCCTCACTCAACATTATATCCACATCCTACCGTTTATAGCTCCTATTGTCCCACACAACAATACCAAACACAAATGATCTCAAACACTAGTTCAAAACACAGACGATCTCAAACACTAGTTCAAAACACAAGTGATCTCAACTCAGGGAATCGGCTCACACAAAGCCACCAAATAAACTACATTCATAGTTGTTACACCCTCTCAAAGTTTCCAGCTTTTTGCTTTCTGAAAACTAAGCAAAATCAGGTTACGAATCACATCTCATTACATCTCATGTACATAGTTTACCAGCCATTCACTCACCACTAAAACTAGAACTCCTCACTGCTCCTAGAGTCTTACGGACAAAGTTCACTCACCACTACTATTCTCTCAAGGAGACTTACGGATGAAGTTCACCAATTGTACCACCATGCAGAGTTTATCTATCATTCGCTCCCATGGAACTAAACCCCTCCAGCACACGAGGACAGAGCCCACTACCCACTACTCTTTCAAGGCGGAgtcctcaagttctacttcccACAGCTCTCTCAGAGAGTCTTAGGCGAAGTCTCTCCTACCTTTTGCTGAGACACAGACATTTTCATCATTTCCAATCCCTCAAATACCACATACATCAACTCATTTACTAACAAGTATTATACTGCCAAATAACAAAACTCCACCAAAATAATCTAAAAGCATCTCATGTTTAACAataaaacaacacacaaaagtatttaaattttataaaccatctatctatttaattttcttgaatttAGCCTTACAAAAATATAGTATCTAcagtttataataaaattacattaattttattattatatatacctttaactttattatacgtaatatatattataataacacCATTgccatgaatatatatatattaaaacaattaatataactTATCCACTGCAACTGATAAAACTTCGTACTACCCATGGCAACCCACAATTTAGTCACAGTCCagacaaaatattaattaggcACCCAATCCAAAAATTTATCTATAATGCTAATACATCCAATTAGAAATCACCAACCCTTAACACCCCCTGCTGCCACTCCTTATAGTtttgaaaaaacttaaaagtgctattatatttataaaaccaAAGCCACActtgattttattataaaatatacccAACTGCCAACCTCTATCCAGTACAAAAAATTGactttgtttataatatttcccatgatttttttcttcataaagaTATAAGGTCACACAATGATTATGTTAAGGAATTTTGTGTCCTTTTACAAACACGGATTAACCTTTTCGTAACAATGGTAAGAAAGCCTTGCAACGAATCCAATGTCTGAGTTCAAAACCTTGGGGAAGAACCTACTCCTTACTAAAACCTCTATTCAAGTTACTTTTCGCTTAGATATCTCTTTAGCTGTACAATAAGAGGATGATTGAACAGAATTAACACCTGGCAGGTCACTGAACTAAACTATTCTTTACAACGGAAAATAAGCTACTGAAAGCTAACAGAAAATCATACATCTATACAGAAAAACAGtgcaaaaataatcaataaccACCATCAAGAAAAACAATACATACATATCAGTCTGCTCCGCACTGTATGACAAGTTTGCAACATATATTGTCTCTGACGTAGCCTTCTGTGCTTCCAAGGTAGAGTGCATTTTTGACTGCTAATTCAAGGAAACAACATATTATACTAAAGTTTTGATAGTTTAAATAGAGAGAGGATATTGTTTAGTGCACCAATCATCtccgtacccatatccatatACTCTTTCACACAAGTCAATTACTCCctccatttatttttataagaactaaattaaagGTTTGGCTTGGTCGTTATCGTTGTTAAGAGAGACAGGaacagagaagaaaagagatacAGAAAATGTAATTTTGTATTGATAATatgtacaaaagaaaaacaaggattctctttatatagaaaacaaaaataaacaaagtagTGTAACAACAGTTGATAAAACGCctaaaacaaaaactatatCAAACTTAATACAACACTAACACCCCAAAAAAAAACTCAAGGTGGGTGATCATTAACTGGAAGGGCAACTACTTTGATCTTGCCCCAGAATAAACAGAAAacatataggacttggactgagATATGTTGAACAAATAGACACTTGGGTAGAACTTTTtcaagaataaagaagatatCAATTTCCATGTGCTTGGTTCTAGTATGAAGAACAAGATTATAACAGTAGATAGCAGAAGGCCCATCTGATATACCAAGTTCTTTAAAAAGAGTTTGAATCAATAGAACTTCAGCAATTGTTTTATCAGGACCGTGATACCCCACTTTTGTAATAGACCTTCCCACATCAGCTTCTTTCTTAAACCAAATAAGATTTGTCCAAGAAAAATGACAGCACCAGAAATGAACACAACCGTGAAGTAAAAGTGTTTAATTGGTTTCTACTCTTGCACTCTGCAACCCCATTTGTTAAAGGCTATATGCAAAGGaggtataataaaataagaagccATGAATGTCTGAGAAAAATGGGAGACATGTTCATAAACATTATCACTACGAAAAATATGAATGGAAACACCAAACTGAATTCCAACTTCATTATAAAAGGATTAGAATATGGAAAACAACTCCAATTGATATTTCTAAGAACAACTAAGTGTATCGAAAATAATCACCAAtccaaattacaaaaatattgatataatttttcatGTGATGGCAAATGATTTGTGTGCTTTGGGATATCAACATAGCTGAGATATCAAGGTACatttataagtttataaaagaaaaaagtagatGTAACAAGACTTAAGCCCCAAATATTGGAGTGGACTAAGGGAAAAAGAGACAAAGCTTTGTTGGGGACACTCCTAGGAAAAGAACTACAACTATTTTTCCTAATTGAGGCAACTCACACAACAAGATGGgcatatacacacacatagCATTACATAGGATTGGGCCCAAGcccatatataaatatatctaaCACTAactaaataagaaaacaaagtataaaatattagaaatcgTGGAAACTgtgaaattaaataaactaatcCCAAGAGATCATTTATAAGATACTCTAAAATTTaggtataataatatttcatgcTATGAGGCATTCAAGCAAGTCATTGAACAAAAGAAGTTTCAGCAACCTTAAGTAAAtgcataataaaaattttacatttttacaagTTTTGGAAGCATTTACCTGAGCTTCTTGTTCATAGTCCAATGAAGGCTCTGAACCTTTCATTGGCTGCGTTTTTTCAGTCCTTTGAATAATTGAGTTGCTAGGATTAACAtgtaaactgcaaaaggaagatGTGTACATAAGAGATTATAGGAACATTTGTTTGTACtgtaaaataaatcatttttaataatagatGGCTTAATTGCATGCGgaaaacaaaatacataaaaattcaTGTCAATCATATCTTCGTTGAGCAGATAAGTTAGCCAATTTTGGTATTAGTTCACAATGTTATGCATGGTGGGATGATTTACCATCTTTTGTAAATTCTGATTTCTTTCAGAGATAGATTTCAACTTCCTTGTTATAGGTTTCTTAGTGTGTTTTGGTCTAGACCCTACattcttttttctcctttatTTTATGGATTAGGGGAGACACCGCAACCACATATATAtcctttaaattaatttgaggTGTTGCACACTCTAAATATAGAGACTTTAAGTACTCTAATATGTTAAAGGACGAGATTTAAGCCTAACTGAAGCCCCacaaaccggcttgtaaggtgaagattgcactcacttatatattatgaattgtcTTTATcactagtcgatgtgggacttccaaaaGTTGTTAATTGTGGTGCCAGCATAGTTGGGATAGCAATTAACATTGTGATTATTTAgctatttagaaaaagaaaaaatgtcaaGAGAATGTTTTgttatacatacatacatacatacatgcattTAACTGGACACGGCAACCTGTGAAAATGCATGACATGTTCCCAATTCAAATTGACAACGTTTTTGtaacaaatttcaattaatgCTACTACATGGGAAACTGTCACCAGACAGCAAAAAGAAACATGCTTTTggaaagttttattatttattaggcCTTTAAATTACCTTCTATTGGAAGTATACTTATGCCTTTGTGGAGCCAAACGAATTCTCATTCGGCATCTCAACAGTTCTGTATAATTTAACCGAAGAGCCTGTGATTGCAGAAGAAAAAAGTGATTCATAGGTCAATTCTCTTTACTCAGACCAGAGGTCCAACAAACATAAAAGCAATAAAACCTCAACCACAGGTAAGTACCATCGGCAATTTGATTCATGAATCAAATTTGTTGAAAAGACTaggaattagaaaaaataattcatcaaaACAAATTgctaaagttttattttattccaGAAAAGGAAATGGTACTATCAAATGCAAAGCTACCAGTACAACTATCTGTGAAAAGCTTTCAGCAGTTCTAAAATTATTTGCTCAGACCACACAAGGTCACAAAGCTTACTTTTTGTGCTGCTTCTGCCGATGCAAACTCAATATGTCCAAAGCCTCTGAACCTCCCTTCACTGTCTAAGTGTAGACGAATATCAACAATTTCTCCACAATCTTTGAAAAGATCTTCCCTGAATAATTTTGAGATTAGAAAAATTGAACAGAATAATATTTGACAGGCACCcacatgaaaaataatacatacaAATCAGTGCGTTCCACACTGTATGACAAGTTTTTAGTACATATAGTCCTTGATCCAGCATATTGTTCATTCATTGTAGATAGCATTCTAGCCTGCAAATTTCCAGGAAAAAACATGTTATGCTTGATTTGATATTGTTCAATTACAGAGGGAGCACCAACCATCTCCTCTCATCCCAAACATCTTTCACACAAATCAACTACGTATTCCAGTAAGTCATAACAGAAACTTTATCAGCCCCACAGAAATTCATTAAGAAACTA encodes:
- the LOC114173183 gene encoding nucleolin 1-like isoform X2; amino-acid sequence: MENNSDLEAGAAAVLLLQIGKREGEIEDEPQESAKKQKTDEVAEEQRNKDEIVSDNSFSDSDPDMGHMDIHDGYNSEESDEATQEEMDALPVMSSENSVEGIEEEDSKTPRDARMLSTMNEQYAGSRTICTKNLSYSVERTDLEDLFKDCGEIVDIRLHLDSEGRFRGFGHIEFASAEAAQKALRLNYTELLRCRMRIRLAPQRHKYTSNRSLHVNPSNSIIQRTEKTQPMKGSEPSLDYEQEAQSKMHSTLEAQKATSETIYVANLSYSAEQTDMEFLFKECGEIVDIRLHTDDKGLFKGYAHVKFATAEAAQKAVELNGTIHLGRCLRVEIAHEKGEYGSNKSNWSKSILKSEISQSTESSKSLQHHDEEIEGKASGFPCESSTRLPTLEEQNGPSKTINVRNLSYSVERADMVYFFGKCGKIVDVRLHMDHKGRFNGFGQVKFATAEAAIKAVELDNTELLQRHIRVDLAEEKGQHAHNRSNWSSMFQNCERDQSPIIYVRGFNRSLPVEEIKASLEKHFGSCGEIVRISIPKCRESGDVKGFAHLEFNHVACVNKALHLDESEFGGYRLTVEKEKPRRENRGIRGGRGGRGGGRREFGGRDGSGYSSKVDWGRSSGRGWHSLHFSDESTGRKNQFQ
- the LOC114173183 gene encoding nucleolin 1-like isoform X1; protein product: MENNSDLEAGAAAVLLLQIGKREGEIEDEPQESAKKQKTDEVAEEQRNKDEIVSDNSFSDSDPDMGHMDIHDGYNSEESDEATQEEMDALPVMSSENSVEGIEEEDSKTPRDARMLSTMNEQYAGSRTICTKNLSYSVERTDLEDLFKDCGEIVDIRLHLDSEGRFRGFGHIEFASAEAAQKALRLNYTELLRCRMRIRLAPQRHKYTSNRSLHVNPSNSIIQRTEKTQPMKGSEPSLDYEQEAQQSKMHSTLEAQKATSETIYVANLSYSAEQTDMEFLFKECGEIVDIRLHTDDKGLFKGYAHVKFATAEAAQKAVELNGTIHLGRCLRVEIAHEKGEYGSNKSNWSKSILKSEISQSTESSKSLQHHDEEIEGKASGFPCESSTRLPTLEEQNGPSKTINVRNLSYSVERADMVYFFGKCGKIVDVRLHMDHKGRFNGFGQVKFATAEAAIKAVELDNTELLQRHIRVDLAEEKGQHAHNRSNWSSMFQNCERDQSPIIYVRGFNRSLPVEEIKASLEKHFGSCGEIVRISIPKCRESGDVKGFAHLEFNHVACVNKALHLDESEFGGYRLTVEKEKPRRENRGIRGGRGGRGGGRREFGGRDGSGYSSKVDWGRSSGRGWHSLHFSDESTGRKNQFQ